Proteins from one Gorilla gorilla gorilla isolate KB3781 chromosome 11, NHGRI_mGorGor1-v2.1_pri, whole genome shotgun sequence genomic window:
- the ACADL gene encoding long-chain specific acyl-CoA dehydrogenase, mitochondrial — protein sequence MAARLLRGSLRVLGGHCAPRQLPAARCSHSGGEERLETPSAKKLTDIGIRRIFSPEHDIFRKSVRKFFQEEVIPHHSEWEKAGEVSREVWEKAGKQGLLGVNIAEHLGGIGGDLYSAAIVWEEQAYSNCSGPGFSIHSGIVMSYITNHGSEEQIKHFIPQMTAGKCIGAIAMTESGAGSDLQGIKTNAKKDGSDWILNGSKVFISNGSLSDVVIVVAVTNHEAPSPAHGISLFLVENGMKGFIKGRKLHKMGLKAQDTAELFFEDVRLPASALLGEENKGFYYIMKELPRERLLIADVAISASEFMFEETRNYVKQRKAFGKTVAHLQTVQHKLAELKTHICVTRAFVDNCLQLHEAKRLDSATACMAKYWASELQNSVAYDCVQLHGGWGYMWEYPIAKAYVDARVQPIYGGTNEIMKELIAREIVFDK from the exons ATGGCCGCGCGCCTTCTCCGAGGGTCCCTACGCGTCCTGGGCGGCCACTGTGCGCCGCGCCAGCTGCCCGCCGCGCG atgttCTCATTCTGGAGGGGAAGAACGTCTAGAAACTCCTTCTGCTAAAAAATTAACAGATATAGGAATTCGAAGAATCTTTTCTCCAGAGCATGACATCTTCCGGAAAAGTGTAAGGAAGTTTTTCCAAGAAGAAGTGATTCCTCATCATTCAGA ATGGGAGAAAGCTGGAGAAGTAAGTAGGGAGGtttgggaaaaagctggaaaacAAGGGCTGCTTGGTGTCAATATTGCAGAGCATCTTGGTGGAATTGGAGGGGATCTGTACTCCGCAGCTATTGTCTGGGAGGAGCA AGCTTATTCAAATTGTTCAGGCCCAGGTTTTAGTATTCATTCAGGTATTGTCATGTCCTATATTACAAACCATGGCTCAGAAGAACAGATTAAGCACTTTATTCCCCAGATGACTGCAGGCAAATGTATTGGTGCAATAGCAATGACAGAGTCTGGAGCTGGAAG TGACTTACAGGGAATAAAAACAAATGCTAAAAAGGATGGAAGTGACTGGATTCTCAATGGAAGCAAG GTGTTCATCAGTAATGGGTCATTAAGTGATGTTGTGATTGTAGTTGCGGTCACAAATCATGAAGCTCCCTCCCCTGCCCATGGTATTAGCCTTTTTCTGGTGGAAAATGGAATGAAAGGATTTATCAAGGGACGAAAGCTACATAAAATGGGATTAAAAGCCCAG GATACCGCAGAACTATTCTTTGAAGATGTACGGTTGCCAGCTAGTGCCCTACTTGGAGAAGAGAATAAAGGCTTCTATTACATCATGAAAGAGCTTCCACGG GAAAGGCTGTTAATTGCTGATGTGGCAATTTCAGCTAGTGAATTCATGTTTGAAGAAACCAGGAACTATGTTAAACAAAGAAAAGCTTTTGGCAAAACAGTTGCTCACCTACAG ACAGTGCAACATAAATTAGCAGAATTAAAAACACATATATGTGTAACCCGAGCATTTGTGGACAACTGTCTCCAGCTGCATGAAGCGAAACGTTTGGACTCCGCCACTGCTTGCATGGCGAAATACTG GGCATCTGAGTTACAAAATAGTGTAGCTTACGACTGTGTACAGCTCCATGGAGGTTGGGGATACATGTGGGAGTACCCAATTGCAAA AGCTTATGTGGATGCCAGAGTTCAGCCAATCTATGGTGgtacaaatgaaataatgaaggAGCTGATTGCAAGAGAGATTGTCTTTGACAAGTAG